One genomic segment of Coleofasciculaceae cyanobacterium includes these proteins:
- a CDS encoding methyl-accepting chemotaxis protein, producing the protein MKIRTQLSLTALGIAVLAIANVGVIFLKSSEDDSKVINQSGVVRGATQRSIKLELSNSSNDELIAKLDNLIDGLINGSKELGLPQATDPAYIARMQEAKAQWVLSKELIGQVRARPTEANRSDLLRESEKLFELTNAAVNAAEAYSTANVRQLIRIELFVALLNFVIVGAIIAGSRRITTTLDNFSSNIARSSDEIASKVERQEIVANEQAGSVSQATSTVDQLGEASRRSAFQAEASATGASQVLALAEAGSQTVGQTMAGMENLQKTVRAIAEQIMNLSEQTGQIASVSELVGNLANQTNMLALNAAVEAAHAGEQGKGFRVVASEIRKLADESRRSADKINNLVADVQSAIGSAVIVTDEGKKTAESSIKLAQETARSLIGVKDAVNSVFSNTSQISDAAKIQAVGIQEILATVNALNLGAMDTAADMGDVKASTVQLKQSANELRTIV; encoded by the coding sequence ATGAAAATTAGAACTCAGCTAAGCTTAACTGCTTTGGGTATTGCTGTTCTGGCAATAGCGAACGTAGGTGTAATTTTCCTTAAATCCTCTGAAGACGATTCTAAAGTTATTAACCAGTCTGGTGTAGTTCGGGGAGCAACCCAAAGATCGATTAAGCTAGAACTATCTAATAGTTCCAACGATGAACTAATCGCCAAGCTGGACAATCTAATTGATGGCTTAATTAATGGAAGCAAAGAGTTAGGGCTGCCTCAAGCTACAGACCCAGCCTATATTGCTAGAATGCAGGAGGCGAAAGCTCAATGGGTATTATCTAAAGAGTTAATTGGGCAGGTGAGAGCTAGACCCACAGAAGCCAACCGTAGCGATCTTTTAAGAGAAAGTGAAAAGCTATTTGAACTAACCAACGCAGCAGTAAACGCAGCAGAAGCATATTCAACAGCCAACGTTAGACAGTTAATAAGGATTGAGTTATTTGTAGCGTTGCTCAACTTTGTTATTGTTGGTGCAATTATTGCTGGTTCACGCCGAATTACTACCACTCTAGACAATTTTAGCAGTAATATTGCTCGCTCCTCGGATGAGATTGCTTCTAAGGTAGAACGCCAAGAGATAGTAGCCAACGAACAGGCAGGTTCGGTTAGCCAGGCGACTTCTACGGTGGATCAATTGGGAGAAGCCTCTCGACGTTCGGCGTTTCAGGCAGAAGCCTCAGCCACTGGTGCAAGTCAGGTATTAGCTCTAGCTGAAGCAGGATCGCAAACTGTAGGACAAACAATGGCAGGGATGGAAAACCTCCAAAAAACAGTTCGAGCGATCGCCGAACAAATTATGAACCTAAGTGAGCAAACAGGTCAGATCGCCAGCGTATCTGAGCTGGTAGGGAACTTGGCAAACCAAACAAATATGTTGGCACTTAACGCTGCGGTGGAAGCTGCCCACGCAGGAGAGCAAGGTAAAGGTTTTAGGGTGGTAGCCAGCGAAATTCGTAAATTAGCCGATGAAAGCCGAAGATCCGCCGATAAAATCAATAATTTGGTAGCAGACGTACAGTCAGCGATCGGCAGCGCGGTAATAGTAACTGATGAAGGTAAGAAAACCGCAGAATCCAGTATTAAACTAGCGCAGGAAACAGCGCGATCGCTAATTGGGGTAAAAGATGCAGTTAACAGCGTATTCTCCAATACCTCACAAATCTCTGATGCAGCAAAAATACAGGCGGTAGGCATTCAAGAAATTCTGGCAACGGTTAATGCACTTAACCTGGGAGCGATGGATACGGCAGCGGACATGGGAGATGTAAAAGCTTCTACAGTGCAGTTAAAACAATCTGCTAATGAGTTAAGAACGATTGTTTAA
- a CDS encoding methyl-accepting chemotaxis protein translates to MSQSVEQNPGIPRKSKRFAYLRILLVPIVLTFTLCGGMVWYILNLYDAIEQVSSRDLKILKLSDQITYFDEVLTSSARLAATSGSERWEKRYMDTVPQLDDAIAQTESLVPQAFESDAIAQTDAANDKLIAMETQAFALIDQGKLTQATALLLSPEYEAQKAIYAAGLVETTKALEDFVENNIQEKASLTFSALTTIAIGSGILLFTWILVLRRMKQYIQAINDLEKLISQTSAEMAATVETQEQVILQQANSVNQTTATVDQLGSTSRQSAKQAEDSAAGANQALSLAENGSQTIEKTLKGMENLKIRVREIAEQIMNLSEQTGQISAISEVVEGVATQTNMLALKASVEAARVGEEGKGFGVVADEIRRLADESRRSANTINSLVADIQAAMSSAVMVTDEGKKTAESSIELATDTAQTFIGVKNAIDSVFNNSQEIFQNTKQQAIDIQEILSAINAINLDAQDSAAGVDRVKISANQLREFAEKLKAIT, encoded by the coding sequence ATGTCCCAGTCAGTTGAACAAAATCCAGGTATTCCTCGCAAATCTAAACGGTTTGCATATCTCAGGATTCTTCTAGTTCCCATCGTTCTTACCTTTACCTTATGTGGGGGAATGGTCTGGTATATTTTAAATTTATATGATGCGATCGAGCAAGTAAGCAGTCGCGATCTGAAAATTCTCAAACTAAGCGATCAAATTACTTATTTTGATGAAGTTCTAACCTCTAGTGCGCGTTTGGCTGCTACCAGTGGTAGCGAGAGATGGGAAAAACGCTATATGGATACTGTTCCCCAATTAGATGATGCGATCGCCCAAACTGAATCCCTCGTACCCCAAGCCTTTGAAAGTGATGCGATCGCCCAGACCGATGCAGCGAACGATAAGCTGATTGCCATGGAGACTCAAGCCTTTGCCTTAATCGACCAAGGCAAGCTGACTCAAGCAACGGCTTTGCTTTTGAGTCCAGAATACGAAGCCCAAAAGGCAATTTATGCAGCAGGATTAGTCGAAACTACCAAAGCTCTGGAAGACTTTGTAGAGAATAACATTCAGGAAAAAGCCAGTTTAACCTTTTCCGCATTGACCACCATCGCGATCGGTTCGGGCATTTTGTTATTTACTTGGATCTTGGTATTACGCAGAATGAAACAATATATTCAGGCAATTAATGACCTGGAAAAACTGATTTCTCAAACCTCAGCAGAGATGGCTGCTACGGTCGAAACTCAGGAACAGGTTATTTTACAACAGGCAAATTCGGTTAATCAGACTACAGCAACCGTAGACCAACTGGGGTCTACCTCCAGACAATCGGCAAAACAAGCCGAAGACTCGGCTGCTGGTGCTAATCAAGCTTTGTCTCTAGCAGAAAACGGTTCGCAGACGATTGAAAAAACCTTGAAGGGTATGGAAAATCTCAAAATTAGGGTCAGAGAGATTGCCGAACAGATTATGAACCTGAGCGAACAGACAGGTCAAATCTCAGCTATATCTGAGGTGGTAGAGGGGGTAGCAACCCAAACCAATATGCTAGCTCTCAAGGCTTCAGTCGAGGCAGCCCGCGTAGGGGAAGAAGGCAAAGGTTTTGGCGTAGTAGCAGATGAAATTCGCCGATTAGCAGATGAAAGTCGTAGATCGGCAAACACGATTAACAGTTTGGTGGCAGATATTCAAGCAGCGATGAGCAGTGCGGTAATGGTAACAGACGAAGGTAAGAAGACTGCTGAATCTAGTATCGAACTGGCAACAGATACGGCGCAGACGTTCATTGGTGTAAAAAATGCGATCGATAGTGTATTTAATAACAGTCAAGAAATTTTCCAAAATACCAAACAACAGGCGATCGATATTCAAGAGATCCTCTCAGCGATTAACGCTATCAACCTTGATGCTCAAGATAGCGCAGCAGGTGTCGATCGAGTGAAAATTTCTGCCAACCAACTT